Part of the Weissella coleopterorum genome is shown below.
CATCATTAACTTTCAACTTAAAAGAGATTACTTCATCTGAAATAATATTAGTCTTAACAATATCCGTCTTTATAACACCTGTTATTTTAGTTGATTCTTTGAATTGGCCACTACTTAAATTGGCTAGTTTAATTTTTCCAGTAATTGATGAATAAATTGTATACACATATCCGTCTTTTTCACTTAATTTAAAGTACCTATCTTTAACATGCTTATATAAAATATTTCTCAATTCTAAATTATATTGTTTATTGGACATATTAGTAATCATCAAATCATAACGATTATGTGATGTATTTATTTTGTCCATAATATCTTCTGTTTTAAGATATAAATGATCGCCTTCTTGAATAAAATTTAAATAACTATATATTTTATTATCTAACGTAATATAAACACTTTTTATATTTTCTACAATAGTTAAATCAACATATTCGTTCTTAATCATTAAATTTTCTACAAATATTCTTGGTTTTTTTGAAATAGTTTTTTTCCAAAAATCTTCAGATATTACGCGTTTAGCAATATTAATAACAGCCATTCTGTTTTTATACACTCCTAATTATTTATAAATATATTTTTAAAATTAAAATTAACTATATCAATTTTTGACATTTTTTTTTCTTTCAATACGTATACCTCATCTTTTGTAGATACATACTTACGTAACCAGCTATCAAAAAAATCTATTTCGGGAACTTTGTTCCATGAACAGTCTAAATTTTGTAGAAAAACATATTTACCATTCTTTTTTACCACTTTATTTTTTCTTTTAAGTTCGAACTGATACTCTAAAATTAAATCATGACGCCTACTAATTTCCGCCTGTTCGTAAATATTAATAAATTTTACATTGTTTTCGGATTTTTTAATATTCTCATTTTTATCAAATTTAATAATTTCAATTAAATCCTTTTTTTTATTGTAATCGTATATTCCTTTTTCAATATCTACGATATTAGAACTATTTATCTCATTTTTTACATCAATAATTTTAATAACTCTATAATATTTTGAATAAAAACTTTTTTTTCCGCCTCTTATAAATTTTTCAAATTGTATAGCAATATCCCGATGCTTAATTTCAGTAAAGTGATCTCTATCGTCAACATAATCTTCAATTGAATTCCCAATATTATAATCTCTTAAATCAAAAATTGGTACGTCCATTTCATTAAATACTGATATATAAGAATTTAACATCTGGGAATAATCAAATCCATTTGGTCCTTTTAAATACCATGCCGATTTATGATTTCTAAAAGCCATAGTTTCTAAAACACCTATTAAATCAATATAAGGGTTATACTTCTTTATTAGATTAATATTCTCTCTTAATTTTTCTTCAACATCCATTAAAGAATGAGTATTACCATCGGCGGTTAGCTGCTTCCAATCATTGTTTCCGTATGCTATTAACCCAACGTCAGCTATACTTATATCTTTATGGTAATGACGAATAACTCCCCCAAAATCATGAACCCAGCCAGTATGATTGTCTAAATTATGTTGACCTTTAAACTGACCCGTACCTGTCTCAGCAAAATTATCAAATTTATCTGCACCTAATCTGTATGATGCTAGTTTAGCGTAAACTATATCTCTATAAGGTGTTTCTTCCCTCACTAACTTTTGCCCAGCAACAATGCTATCTCCAAATACAACAACCCGCTTATTTTTCCAATTATTATATTCTTTTTTCTCACGCTTAAATAAAAACATTTAATAATTCCCACATTTGTATAAATTTAATGACATGTTAATACTTATTTGGCAGCTAAATTTTTCCTATTTAAATCATTTTTTATTTGAGTTGTTGATATTTCAGGCGTTCTAGCAAGATAAGTCACATTAACGCCCGTTTGTTCGGCTAAGTAATCAAATTTACCTGCCCAATCGTCCCCCATGACAAATTCATCAACCTGCCATGCCTGCATATCTGAAATTTTTTGGTCCCAACTATTTTCTGGAATTACTAAGTCCACATATCTAATGGCTTCAAGCAGCTGTTTTCTTTTTTCAAATGAAAAATACGTTTTCTTCTGCTTAGCTTCCCAATTAAATTCATCAGAAGACAATACTACGATCAAATAATCTCCCATCTGCTTAGCACGCTTCAGTAAATTTATATGACCATAATGTAACATGTCAAAAGTACCATATGTAATAACTCGTTTCATCTTATTCCCCTTTAATTAAAAAATATATTTACACCAAAAATAATCTCTCTACATCGACAAAAGTTGAAAAAAGAACGTCAAAATCTCGATTTAAATTAATGACGTAATCACTTACGCCAATTTCTTTTCGAATCCAACAATCATTAAAATCTACCTCACTGTTGACTACAGGTTCATCCCAACCAATGAATTGATAACTTTCCTTTTGGCCTTTTTTATTGAACCATATTTTAATAAATGGGACTAAGTTGGCATCTACATACTCTTCATAGACTGCCTTTCCCGATTTATCATCAAAAGTTCGAATAGTTTGTATATTTCCATGCCCATTAACTAGAGCTCTCCTAAAAGGAATTTTATTTCCTTTATTAAAAAACTCGACTAAATTAACTTTATTATTTTTATCTGACTCAATTGATACCAAAGTATGACCTTCACTTTTAAAAAGGCGATGACCGTCATCATTTTTTTCCACTTCTATCTTTTGTCCATTAATAAAATTATTCGTATATTCATTAATATTATTTTCTCTATCCGAGCTGAAATATTGTTGTAAATACAAGTTATGAACTTCCAAATCACTTATAGATCCTAAGATATTTTTAATCTTTTCTTCAAAAGTATAATAATCTTTATTATAGCTAGGATCTAAAATCGTTATTCTAGATTGCTGATGTGTATATGCTTCTAAATTTAAAATATATCTATAAATTTCTTTTAATGTTTCTTTGTTAATTGTGTTGACAATAACTTTTACTTGAATCATATCCAATACCTCGATTAATCAATCATACATACCTATTTATCAATATATAATATTGAGACATTGGTAGAACTAGGCTTACCATTAATAATTGGTTCCAATCTCCAGCCCTCTTTAATTTTGGTTACATAATATGATTTTGAAATATTACCACCTTTTTGTGCCGCAATTACTATACGTCCATGAACTTTATTAGTAAATCGATTATCAACAACAATATAATCATTTTTTGTTGTTATGAAATGATCTTTTGTAACTGTCACTTTACTCCAATCACCCTCTGATGTCGTATTATATGTTCCACTTGGTAAAATTGGAGTATTGTCAGAATATCCAAAAAAATGACTTCTTTCTGCATATGCACCAATAATTAGGCCAATCATTATAATGGATAATATTTGAATTATTCCCAAACTTTTTTTTAGCATTTCAACCTCTCCTATACAAAATCAATAAACCGATTTCTGAATCTGATATGAATATGAGACCCAACAATAAGCAATATAATTACAATACCCCAAAAAACAATAATATCACTAGGTTTTTCCCAAAATCCTTGTGGATTCTCTAACAAAGTTTCTCGAAAACCTTCAATAATATAATACAATGGATTTATTTTTAAAATATTTGAGATAACAATTGGAAAAGCGGGACCATCTATAGGTATAATTACTCCAGATAACCACATTCCTACTCGTAAAATTGCGACATAAGCATTATAAAAATCCGGCACCAATACAGTGATTGTTGAAGTAACCAAGGATAAAGCATATAAAAATATGATCATAGCAATAAAGTAATATATAAACTGAAACCACCATATTGTTGGTTTTACGTCAGTAAATAAAATTAAAAACATTACCATTCCGAGCATAACAAAATATCTGCGTAATTCAGTAATTATTTCGGTAAGCGGAATTGCAGATAACGCAAAATTCATTTTTGCCAGTAAGTTCAATTGTCTTTTAATACTATTAGCAGATTTTGTCATTGAAGACTGCATAAAAAAATATGTAATCATCCCGAGAGCAATCCATGCTACAT
Proteins encoded:
- the tagD gene encoding glycerol-3-phosphate cytidylyltransferase, with amino-acid sequence MKRVITYGTFDMLHYGHINLLKRAKQMGDYLIVVLSSDEFNWEAKQKKTYFSFEKRKQLLEAIRYVDLVIPENSWDQKISDMQAWQVDEFVMGDDWAGKFDYLAEQTGVNVTYLARTPEISTTQIKNDLNRKNLAAK
- a CDS encoding ABC transporter permease codes for the protein MKDIIKIIKEIFSSRRVVLRIAKYNNDQAYRNNYLGDFWHFADPALQIGVMLFMFAMRMGDNYKNPHAHGIQGYVAWIALGMITYFFMQSSMTKSANSIKRQLNLLAKMNFALSAIPLTEIITELRRYFVMLGMVMFLILFTDVKPTIWWFQFIYYFIAMIIFLYALSLVTSTITVLVPDFYNAYVAILRVGMWLSGVIIPIDGPAFPIVISNILKINPLYYIIEGFRETLLENPQGFWEKPSDIIVFWGIVIILLIVGSHIHIRFRNRFIDFV
- a CDS encoding SGNH/GDSL hydrolase family protein; its protein translation is MFLFKREKKEYNNWKNKRVVVFGDSIVAGQKLVREETPYRDIVYAKLASYRLGADKFDNFAETGTGQFKGQHNLDNHTGWVHDFGGVIRHYHKDISIADVGLIAYGNNDWKQLTADGNTHSLMDVEEKLRENINLIKKYNPYIDLIGVLETMAFRNHKSAWYLKGPNGFDYSQMLNSYISVFNEMDVPIFDLRDYNIGNSIEDYVDDRDHFTEIKHRDIAIQFEKFIRGGKKSFYSKYYRVIKIIDVKNEINSSNIVDIEKGIYDYNKKKDLIEIIKFDKNENIKKSENNVKFINIYEQAEISRRHDLILEYQFELKRKNKVVKKNGKYVFLQNLDCSWNKVPEIDFFDSWLRKYVSTKDEVYVLKEKKMSKIDIVNFNFKNIFINN